The Grus americana isolate bGruAme1 chromosome 30, bGruAme1.mat, whole genome shotgun sequence genome includes the window ACAGTGGGACACCTGCACACCCTGTGACACCCGCACACCCGGTGACACCCGCACCCGTGGGACACCCACAGCGTGACACCTGCACACCCTGTGTCACCCGCACACCCGGTGACACCCGCACCCGTGGGACACCCACAGCGTGACACGCGCACAGTGACACCCGCACGCAGTGTGACAGTCGCACGCCCGGTGTCACCCCCCCCCGTGCCGCTGGCGCTGCGGGGTCAGGCGCTGCCGTAATCCCACCCCGGTTATTTCTGGCACCTTCATCCCCCGCGGCCGGGTCACCCCGTGTGTCACGcctgcacacgcgtgtgccgGGACACAGCCCAACCTGCACACGTGTGTGCCGGGACGTCTCACACCCACAAACGCGTGTGCAGGGACACGTCGCACACCCACAAACACGGGTGCAGGGACACATCGTGCACCCACAAACACGCGTGCAGGGACACGTCGCGCACCCACCCACAAACGTGTGTGCAGGGACACGTCGCACACCTACACACGCGTGTGCAGGGACACATCACGCACCCACAAACACGTATGCAGGGACACGTCGCACACCCACAGACACGGGTGCAGGGACACATCACGCACCCACAAACACGCGTGCAGGGACACGTCGCACACCCACCCACAAACATGTGTGCAGGGACATGTCGCACACTTACACATGCGTGTGCAGGGACACGTCGCACACCtacacacacgtgtgtgccGGGACATGGCCCAAcctgcacacgcgtgtgcaggGACACGTCGCACACCCACAAACACGTGTGCAGGGACACACCGCACACCTACGCACACGCGTGTGCCAGGACACGTCACACACCTACACATGCGTGTGCCAGCACACCTCTCACATTTGCACATGCGTGTGCCAGGCCATGGCCCAAcctgcacacgcgtgtgccgGGACACGTCTCACATTTGCACATGCGTGTGcacagctccccccagcccagcagggcCCCCAGGGTCTGGGAAAtggggaggggactgggggtcCAGGGGGGACCCCGATAccggggggggacaccccaaaactgCAGGAGGGGACCCCAATACCTGGGGGGGACCCCAATACCCCGGGAAGGGACCCCGAAACTGGAggaggggaccccaaaaccccagtGGGGCACGCAGGAGtctggggggggaccccaataCCTGGGAAGGGGACCCCAAAACTGCAGGAGGGGACCCAGGGGTTGCGGGAGGGGACCCCAATACTCAGGGAGGGGACCCCAATACCCCAGGAGGGGACCCCAATACTCAGGGAGGGGACCCCAAACCTGCAGTAGGGGATCGAGGGGTCCCAGAGGGGACCCCAATACCCAGCGAGggaacccccaaaaccccagggagGGGACCCCAATACACGTGGAGGGGATGCAGGTGTCCAGGGGGGTACCTGGGGGTCCGGGTGGGGGACCCCAATACTGCAGTAGGGGCCAGGAGGGGACCCCAATACCCCCGTGGGGCACCCACGCATCTcgtggggggggaccccaataCCCTGGGAGGGGACCCAGGGGTCTGGGAGGGGACCCCAATAACCTGGGAGGGGACCCCAATACCCTGGGAGGGGCACCCAGGTATATGGGGGGGACCCCAATACCCCCGTGGGGCACCCACGCAACTGGAGGGGACCCCAATAACCCGGGAGGGGACCCCAATACCCCAGTGGGGCccacgggggggtgggggtgggggggtgggggtccctTACCTGTTCCCAGGCCCTGGCGggtgggtgctgcgggggggtggggggccgTGGCCCCCCCCGGACACCTGGGTGCCCACTCGGCGGCTGcccccagggtgcccccacGGCCGCCAGCACCCGTGTGCAgccggagcggggggggggggggggccctaatcccccttccccccccccctccgtgGGTGTAATCAGCTTAacgaggggtggggggaggagaagggggggcctgtgggtgctgggagaCGGGAGGGCAGCACCCACGGGGGGCACACGGGGGACACGGACAGgcgtgggggggtggggggtgtcacGGGTGGGGCGTGGGTggcctgtgggtgctggggggggggggtgggggggcacgggggggcacggggggacgtggggggacacgaggggggacacggggggggacgacacacggGGACACACGGGGACACACGTGCCCCCCCGGTTGCCCCAAACCCGCCGCTTTCAGCCCCAAATCGCCACCGCCCCCCGCCCGTCACTCACGGCCAGGGCCAcgccccctcagccccagccaCGCCCCCACCGCGCCCAGCCACGCCCCCTCAGACCAAGCCAcgccccctcagccccagccaCGCCCCCTCAGCGCCGCTCTAAACCCcgcccctcccttcccccccccgcccctcgcTCTGCCCGGCCACAGCCGCCATATTTGGTGAGGGCGGAATCGGAAGTGACGTCAGCGGCACCGGCGCTGGGGCCGGGCGGAAGTGACGGCGGCGGGGCGGAGGTGaggcggtgggggggggaactgggagccctggggccgactggggggagcggggaggggggaactggggggactgggaggaactggggggtaacggggggcactgggaggtgCCGGGCGGTGCCGGGCGGTGCCAGGCGTAACGGCACTGGGAGGAACTGGTGGTACTGGGGGatactgggaggtactggggtAACGGCACTGGGAGCGACTGGGAcgtactgggaggcactggggggcactgggggaggctgggggttGTGAAAACTGGAGTGGACTGGGGATATAGGGGGaactgggaggtactggggggaactgggaggtactggggggtactgggaggtactgggggGCACTAGGGGAGGCTGGGGGTTGTGAAAACTGGAGTggactggggatactgggaggtactgggggATACTGGGGGTTTCGATGACAACTGGAGTggactggggatactggggggtactgggggtTGTGAaaactggggatactgggaggtactggggggcactgggggaggTTGGGGGTTGTGAGAACTGGAGTggactggggatactgggaggtactggggggcactgggcgatactgggaggcactgggggggcatTGGGGGTAATGGGACTGGGGGATACTGGGGCGAACTGGGAGGTTCTGAGGGATACTGGGATGTACTGGGGTAAcggcactgggaggcactggggttTGTGAGAACTGGAGTggactggggatactgggaggtgctgggggttGTGAGAACTGGAGTggactggggatactgggaggtactggggggcactgggggttTCAATGAGAACTGGAGTGGGCTGGGGGatactggggggcactgggaggtactgggggTTTCAATGAGAACTGGAGTggactggggatactgggaggtactggggggcactgggggttGTGAAAACTGGAGTggactggggatactggggggcactgggaggcactggggggcactgggggatgTGACAATTGGAGTggactggggatactgggagatACTGGGGGACACCAGGGGCCCTGTTGGACTTGGGGCCCCCCCCCGTGGGTtggagacccccccccagccttggGGTGCCGGtgagttttggggtccccccagccctggggtcccctgtggggtttggggtccCCCCTGGTTCTGGGGTGCCCCCCAGTTTTGGGGTCCCTGTGGgatttggggtccccccccagccttAGGCTGCCCCTGACTTTTGGGGTTCCCTATGATTTTTGGGgtctcccccagccctggggtccCTGTTgagttttggggtgtcccccccacctCTGGTCCCATTGAGTTTTGGGGTCCCCTGGGGAGTTTTGGGGTGCCATTGGGTTCTGGGGTCCCCCCCCAAGTTGGGGTCCCCCCCAAGTTGAGGTTTCCCCCCCATTGGCTTCTGGGGGCCCCCCTGAGTTTTGGGGTCCCTCCCTAAGTTGGGGTGTTCCCTGAGTTGGGGTCCCCCCCCTCTGGCCCCGGGCCCCCACGAGTTGGGGTCCCCCCCCTGAGTTCCAGGGTCCCCCCCCAGTTCCGGGATCCCCTCAGATTTTGGGGTTCCACCCCAGGTTTCAGGACCCCCCCCTTGAGTTTTGGGGTCCTCCCCCAGATCCAGGGTCCCCTccaggttttggggtcccccccggCTCTTGGGGTCCCTCCAGGTTTTGGGGTCTCCCCggcttttggggtccccccaaTTCCACCCCCCCAAGTTTCAGGGTCCCCCCCAGCTTTTGGGGTCCCTccaggttttggggtcccccctgGCTTTTGGGGTCCCCCAATTCCACACACCCCCAAGTTTCAGGGTCCCCCCCggcttttggggtccccccggcttttggggtccccccaattccacacccccccccaagtttCAGGGTCCCCCCTGGCTTCCAGGGTCCTCCCTGATTTTTAGGCTCATCCCCCCCAgcttttggggtcccccccagcttttggggtccccccaattccacccccccccaagtttCAGGGTCCCCCCTGGCTTCCAGGACCCTCCCTGAGTTTTGGGCTCATCCCCCCCCAGGTTTCGGGGTCCCCCCggcttttggggtccccccaaTTCCACACACCCCCAAGTTTCAGGGTCCCCCCCCggcttttggggtccccccaaGTTTCAGGGTCCCTCCTggcttttggggtccccccaattccacaccccccccaagtTTCAGGGTCCCCCCTGGCTTCCAGGACCCTCCCTGAGTTTTGGGCTCATCCCCCCCAGCTTTTGGGGTCCCCTCCCCGGGTTTTGGGCCCCTCCCCAGCTTTTGGGGTCCCCTCCCCGGGTTTTGGGCCCCTCcccaggttttggggtcccccttGATTTCGGGGTCCCCCCAGATGACGATCCACAACCTGTACATCTTCGACCGGGCCGGCACCTGCCTGCACTACGGGGAGTGGCACCGGCGGCGCCAGGCGGGGATCCCCCGGGAGGAGGTGGGGTACGGGGGGGGAAtttgggggtacggggggggagtttgggggtgcaggggggctgggggaggggaatggggggggccatggggggcaggtggggatcccctgggaggaggtggggtacggggggggaaattgggggtgcagggggtttgggggggctggggggggtcatggggaattggggggggcaggcggggatcccctgggaggaggtggggtacggggggggaaattgggggtgcaggggggggggctgggggctccccctgggctggcagcagagTGCGGGGGGGAGGGGTGCCAGTGTGTACCCCCATTTctcccccctgtgcccccctgttccctgtgcccccccaatCCCCGTGCCCCCCGTTCCCCCCTGTGACCCCCATTCCTgcacccccatgtccccccattTCCCCCGCACCCCCATTTCCCCGTTCCCCCCATTCGCATGCCCCCCATTTCCCCCGCACCCCCATTCCCCGCACCCCTATTCCCAtttcccctgcacccccatttcccctgcacccccactCCCCCGTACCCCACCCCCATACCCCATTCCCGCACCCCATTTCCCACACCCCCACTCCCCCGCACCCCATTTCCCCCGCACCCCATTTCCCCCGCACCCCATTTCCCCCgcacccccactccccccatACCCCGCTCCCGTACCCCCGCTCCCGTACCCCCACTCCCCCGTACCCCACTCCCGTACCCCCactccccccgcacccccattTCCCCGTACCCCACCCCCATACCCCATTCCCGCACCCCCATTTCCCCCGCACCCCCATTTCCCCCGCACCCCCATTTCCCGCACCCCCATTTCCCCCGTACCCCCACTCCCCCGTACCCCACTCCCCCGCACCCCCACTCCCCCCGCACCCCATTCCCGTACCCCCactccccccgcacccccactCCCCCGCACCCCCATTTCCCATACCCCATTTCCCGTACCCCactccccccgcacccccactccccccgcacccccattTCCCGTACCCCATTTCCCGCACCCCCACTCCCCCGCACCCCCACTCCCCCGTACCCCACTCCCCCGCACCCCCACTCCCCCGTACCCCACTCCCCCGCACCCCATTTCCCGCACCCCCCGGCCGTGCCCGCAGGAGTTCAAGCTCATGTTCGGGATGCTCTTCTCCCTCCGCTCCTTCGTGGGCAAGATGAGCCCCACAGACATGTATCcttggggggcacaggggggtctgggggggcccggggggtctgggggggcacagggggtctgggggggcatggggggtctgggggcacaggagtttgggggggcacggggtttgggggggcacagggggtcGGGGGGCCCTGGAGTCTGGGGGGGTCCcacagggtttgggggggccccgggggtgtgggggggcatggggggtctgggggcacaggagtttgggggggcacggggtgtctggggggacacggggtttgggggggcacagggggtcggggggccctgggggtttgggggggcacagggagtCTGGGGGCCCTGGAGTCTGGGGGGGTCCcacagggtttgggggggccctgggggtttgggggggccccgggggtgtgggggggcatggggggtctgggggcacaggagtttgggggggcacaggggtgtGTAGGGCCccggggggtttgggggggggccctgggggtttgggggggcacggggtgtctggggggcacggggggtctgggggggcacagggggtctggggggcacaggagtttgggggggcacggggtgtctggggggacacggggtttgggggggcacagggggtcTGGGGGCcccgggggtgtgggggggccctgggggtttgggggggcacagAGGTTTGGGGGtccaggggtttgggggggcatgggggggtctgggggggtcccacagggtctgggggggcccgggggatctgggggggcacggggggtgtgggggcacaggggtctggggggggtcccatggggtTTGGGGAGCACCCCAAAGGGCgtttgggggggcccaggggtttgggggggccaCAGGGGGGTTCAGGGGGCACCCcaaagggggtttggggggccctggcaggaatttgggggggccctggtggggatttgggggggctctgagggggggatttggggggagcTCCAatgaggatttgggggggccccAGCAGGATTTTTGGGGGGCCcttggggatttgggggggggatttttggggtgccctggtggggatttgggggggccccgggggggggggattttggggagaGTTGATTTGGGGAATTTTTGGGCTGCCCCGGTGAGGatttgaggggggggggggtgttgatTTTTAGGGGTACCGCAGTGGGGATTTTtgagggggatttgggggggggggggtggatttttggggttccccccccccccttttttttttttttgcgtggCGGCCCCTCAGCTCGGCGCGCAGGCGGGACGGCTTCGTCTCCTTCCAGACCAGCAAATACCGGCTCCACTACTACGAGACGCCGAGCGGGCTGCGCCTCGTGCTCAACACCGACCTCAGCGTCGCCAGCGCCCGCGAGGCCCTGCACCACATCTACAGCCACGTGAGGggcccccccaaaatccccctgcaccccaaaaatcacccccgaacccccaaaccccatctGAACCCCCCAAACACCCGATATCCCCAAAATCTGCCCCAAAATCGGCTCCCGTACGCCCGAACCTGCAGCCGTGAGGCGCTGGACCGTGTCTACGGTCACGTGAGGGCACCCCGAAatcacccctgcaccccaaaaatcACCCCTGAACCCCAAAAATCACCCCTGAGCCCCCAAACCCCATCTGAACCCCCCAAACACCCAATATCCCCAAAATCTGCCCCAAAATCAGCTCCCGTACGCCCGAACCTGCAGCCGTGAGGCGCTGGACCGTGTCTACGGTCACGTGAGGGCACCCCAAAatcacccctgcaccccaaaaatcACCCCTGAACCCCAAAAATCACCCCcgaacccccaaaccccatctGAACCCCCCAAACACCCAATATCCCCAAAATCTGCCCCAAAATCGGCTCCCGTACGCCCGAACCTGCAGCCATGAGGTGCTGGACCACGTCTACGGTCACGTGAGGGCACCCTGAAatcacccctgcaccccaaaaatcACCCCTGAACCCCAAAAatcacccccaaacccccaaaaccgCACCCGtgccccaaaaccacccaaTATCCTCAAAATCTGCCCCAAAATctcctgcacccccaaacctgccccaCTGTGCCCACGAGATCCCCtgagggcaccccaaaacccccccaccccccaaaaatcaCCCTGAACCCCCCCAACGCCCCtgaaccccaaacccaccccgtATCCCCAAAACCTGCACCCCTAGAAAGCCcacaccccaaaacctgccccctgcaccccaaaacctgcccccaaccccccctgcacccccaaatccTGTCCCCCGGTCCTGCCCCACGCCCCCAGCACTCTCagggcccccccaaatcccgctgcacccccaaacccaccccagcaccccccaaatGTGccccttccccccagccccccaaaaccctcacCCTGGGGCCCCagagggggggtccccaggtcttgggggggtccccaataTTTGGGtcgctgggtgctgggggggggtccccaggttTTGGGGCGGTacctgggttttgggggtgtcCCTGGGCTCTGGGGTCCCCCAGTTTGGGGGTccgtgggttttgggggggtccctgggtgctgggatCCCCCagtttgggggtccctgggttctggggggggtgtcccccatTTTCTGGGGtccctgggttttgggggggggtccttgggttctggggtccccccagttttgggggtccctggtGATGGGGTCCCCGGGgttctgggggggtccctggggttctgggggggggggtcccccatTTTCTGGGGTCCCTGGTGACGGGGTCCCTGGGTTCTGGGGGGGttcccctgggtgctgggggggggtgtccttgggttttggggtccccgtgttctggggggggggtccctgtgttctggggggggtcccccattttgggggtcccctgggtgctggggggggggtgtccttgGGTTCTGGGGTCCCCCCAGTTTGGGCAtccctgggttttggggggggggtccccgtgttctggggtccccccagtttgggggtccctggcgatggggtccctggggttctgggggggtcccctgggtgctgggggggtccttgggttctggggtccccccagtttgggggtccctgggttctgggggggggtcccccatTTTCTGGGGTCCCTGGTGACGGGGTCCCTGGgttctgggggggtccctggggttctgggggggttcccctgggtgctggggggggggtgtccttgGGTTCTGGGCTCCCCCAGTTtgggggtcccctgggtgctggggggagtccctgggtgctggggggggtcccctgggtgctgggggggggtgtccttgggttttggggtccccgtgttctggggggggtccctgtgttctgggggggggtcccccattttgggggtccctgtgttctggggggggtccctgtgttctggggggggtcccctgggtTCTGGGGGGGTCCTTGGGTTCTGGGGTCCCCCCAGTTTGGGCATCCCTGGGttctggggggtgtgtgtgtgtgtgtgtgtgtgtgtgtgtgtgtgtgtccctgtgttctggggtccccccagtttggggggtccctggtaacggggtgcccccccccccccccagctgttCGTGGAGCTGGTGGTGAAGAACCCGCTGTGCCCCCCCCGGCAGCCGGTGCAGAGCGACCTCTTCCGCTCCCGCCTGGACGCCTTCGTGCGCAGCCTGCCCTTCTTCGGGCCCCGCCCCGCCTGACCCccggggcaccccaaaacctggggggcaccccaaaacctgggggGCACCCCCTAAACCCCCCCTGGTACCCCTAAAACCCCCCGGTACCtgtaaccccccccccccggcacctcTAAACCCCCAGGGTACCCTGAGATCCCTGGGGGGGGACCTCTAAACCACCCCCTctggggggcaccccaaaacctgcggggcaccccaaaaccggGGGGGCACCCCTAAACCCCCCCCGGCACCTCTAAACTCCCAgggcacacaccccccccccccccaaaacccgaGGGGCTCCCCAAACCGCCTCCTGGCACCCTTaaaccccccagcaccccgatATCCCTGGGGggcaccccaaccccccctcGGGGGCACCCCCAAAACCCGGGGGGCATCCCAAaaccccccccggacccccccaaaccccgggGGGCACCCCGACATCCCCAGGAGGGGATcagggtgcccccccctccACACCTGGGGGGACCCCAACATTCCTGGGGGCACCCCGATAcccctgggggggtccctgcacccTGGGGGTACCCCAAATCTGTTGGGGGGGTCGCAGCCCCCCCAAAATGGAATAAAGTTGTTTTGGTGGTTTCTGGctgtctgggggtgctggggggggcaaaGGGGGGGTCCCCAATCTTtcggggggggtgtcccccatTTCTCGGGGGGGATGTCTCCATCTCTggagggggggtccccatcTTTTGGGAGGGGTCCAACATTTCTCTCGGGGGGGTTCCCCATCTctcggggggggtccccatctTTCAGGGGGTCCCCATCTTTCAGGGGGTCCCCCTTCctcagggtggggggggtccccaatcttttttttggggggggtccccatttCTCAGGGACCTGAGGGAATCCCCCCTAAACCAAACCCAAATCtcggggttccccccccccaaaataaaaaagcgACCCCGGGATCTTCCCTCCCCCTCGCCGTGAGGGGGCGGAGTCCTGTATGCAAATGAGCCGTATGCAAATGAGCCGTATGCAAATGAGCACCGCCCCTGGGCGGAGCCTCGGCCCGGGTCCCCTGTGGCCGCTCGGACgcgtctcccccccccccctcccattTTTCGATCGTTTCgcgccccccaccccacccccacccccccctccaccccccacccgggtcccccccgccccccctcaccccccccacccccccccatgcAGGTTTCCATCGCCTGCACCGAGCAAAACCTGCGGAGCCGCAGCGCcgagcggggagggggagggggggggggagggggggggatggggggtgggggaggggcagggggggtcccccctccacccccccctcgctttggggggagggggcagcagaGGGGGGGGATGAAAGGGATAAAGGGGGGaggggctgcggcggcgggACCGGCACCGAGAAGGGACCCCCCTGGCTCCGGCATGAAGTACCGGTATGGGGGGCACCCtatgggggggggcacccgggggggggggctatggggggggcaccctatggggggggcacccgggggggggggctatggggggggTCACCCTATGGGGAggggcaccccgggggggggggcaccctaTGGGGGGGGATCTATGGGGGGGGACCCTATGGTGGGGCACCCCGCGGGGGGGTCACCCTATTGGGGGGGGGACCCTATGGGGGAGGGCACCCTAtgggggggcaccccgggggggCACCCGATGGGGGGGGCCCTATGGGGGAGGCACCCTACGAGGGGGGAAGCACCCCGGGGGGGAGCACCTGATGGGGGGGGGTCACCCTATGGGGGGGACACTATGAGGGGGGCACCCTATGGGAGGGGTCACCCTATGGGGGGGCCCTTTGAGGGGGCACCCTTTTGGGGGGCACCTTGGGGGGGGGtcactttgggggggggggggtccgggcTCTGGgtccctttggggggggggggcaccgagAAAtgggtgcatggggggggggggctgagtcCCCCGGGGGGGGCACTTGGGCCTTGGGTGCTATGGAGGAGGGGGTCTGGGtccctttgggggggggcaccctgatGTGGgtcctcggggggggggggggggctgggtaCTAACAGGGGGCCCTGGGACCcttttgggggggcacccaggtcccttgggggggggggggcacccggaCCTGGGTCCTCTGGGGGGACCTTGGCtcccttttgggggggggggcccaaggtgacccccccgtgtccgtgtctgtctgtgtgtccgtctgtgtgtcccccccccccccgcaggaaCCTGGGGAGGTCGGGGCTGCGGGTCTCCTGCCTCGGGCTGggtgagggggcggggcttagggctgggggcggggcttggggcgggggcggggcaaGGGGCGGGGCttagggctggggcagggcgaTTGGCGGGCAGGGGACTATGGGGGGGCAGTTGGGTCAATAGGGGTCAAGGGGGTCAAGAGGGGTTCaatggggggctatgggggtCAAGGGGGGGCCGTGGGGGTCAAGGGGGGGTCAGTTGGGTCAATGGGGGTCAAGGGGGGTTCaatggggggctatgggggtCAAGGGGGGGCCGTGGGGGTCAAGGGGGGGTCAGTTGGGTCAATGGGGGTCAA containing:
- the LOC129197913 gene encoding trafficking protein particle complex subunit 1-like isoform X2, whose protein sequence is MTIHNLYIFDRAGTCLHYGEWHRRRQAGIPREEEFKLMFGMLFSLRSFVGKMSPTDMRDGFVSFQTSKYRLHYYETPSGLRLVLNTDLSVASAREALHHIYSHLFVELVVKNPLCPPRQPVQSDLFRSRLDAFVRSLPFFGPRPA
- the LOC129197913 gene encoding trafficking protein particle complex subunit 1-like isoform X1 → MTIHNLYIFDRAGTCLHYGEWHRRRQAGIPREEEFKLMFGMLFSLRSFVGKMSPTDISARRRDGFVSFQTSKYRLHYYETPSGLRLVLNTDLSVASAREALHHIYSHLFVELVVKNPLCPPRQPVQSDLFRSRLDAFVRSLPFFGPRPA